AGGCAGCCGTCCCAGCCCACCACGTCGAAGGGGTGGTTGGCGTAGGTGAACCGCGTCAGGCCCGCGCGGTGCCGCACGAGCACCGGCACGTCCTCGCCGTCGACCAGCAGCGGCTCGGTCGGCATGCGGAGATCGCGCTCGCAGTACGGGGAGTGCTCGAGGAACTGGCCCTTGGCGGACAGGTAGCGCTTGGGCGGGCCGATGTGCCCGGTCGCCTCCAGCACGAGCAGCCGCAGCTCCTGGTCGCCCTCGGGCACGATCCGGTAGGTGCACGACGTGGGGATCACCACGTAGTCGCCGACGCCGACCTTCAGCACCCCGTAGATCGTCTCCAGGGTGCCCCCGCCGGTCTGCACGTACAGCAGCTCGTCGCCGAAAGCGTTGCGGTAGAGCGGACTCGGCTCGTTCGCGGCGACGAAGCAGATCGACACGTCGGCGTTGCCGAACAGCAGCCGTCGCCCGGTCACCGCGTCGACGCGGTCGGGCTCGGCCCACTTCAGCTCCTGGGTGCGGAAGTGCCGCGGCTTCAGCGGGAGGTTCGCCACGGTGCCGCCCCTGGTGTCCTCCACCTGTTCGGCGTTCACGATCGCCGTCGGCAGGAACCGGTGGTAGAGCAGCGCGGAGTCGGAGGAGAAACCCTCGACTCCCATCAGCTCCTCGGCGTAGAGGCCGCCGTCCGGTTTGCGGAACTGGGTGTGGCGCTTTCGGGGGAGTTCCCCGACCGTGCGGTAGTACGGCATCGCCTTTCCGGCCCCTTCCTCGGGTGTTCGCAGAGCGGACATTTTTGTTCGTTCAGGTAGACGCCACTAGCGTGTCAGGCGTGTCAAGCGTCGAGGAGCTCCGCGCGCCCGGTCCGCGCGGCACACCGCCCCTGCTAGCCCGACTGGTTGACGACGCGGCGCTGTTCCCACCGGGCGACGCCCCGATGGCGGACGCGGTGCGTCACCACCTGGACTCCCGCTCGGAGAACTGGGCCGGAATGATCGGGTTGTTCCTCTGCCCGGCATCCCGGCTGCCCGAGCTGATCACCGAACTGATCAAGGCGAAGCCGGCCAAGCCGGTCGGCCTGTCACTGGTGATCGACACGGGCCTCGGCGGTGTTCCCAAGGCCGTTTCCATCGTCGAATCGCGCAGTGAGCTGCTGGCACTGCGCATGGTCGAGATGCCCGCCCCCTCCGACGTCGACGACGTCTGGCTGGAGCGCGTGTCCGAGTTCGTCCCCGAGGACGTGATCCGCGTCGTCGAACCCCGCCGTCCCGGCACCACCAACGGCACGATCAGCCACGAGGAGTGGCTGGCCAGCGTGCGCAGGGTGGCCGACCACGGCAGCTGGCCCAAACTGCGCTGCGGTGGCATGACCTCCGACGCGTTCCCCGGGATCAACGAGGTCGCCGACTTCCTCGCCGTCAGCAGCAGCGCCGGTGTGCCGTTCAAGGCGACCGCCGGACTGCACAACGCGATCCGGCACGTGGACGAGAACACCGGGTTCCAGCACCACGGTTTCCTCAACCTGCTCGTCGCCACCGCGCGCACCCTCTCCGGCGGGGACGCCAGGGCCGCGCTCGCCAGCGAGGACCCGCAGGCGCTCGCCGAGGAGGCGGGCAACCTCTCCGAGGCGGCGGCCCACGCCGTCCGCGGCGTCTTCGCCTCCTACGGCTCCTGCTCCCTGACCGAGCCGGTGGAAGACCTGAAGGGGCTGGGCCTGCTGTGAGTTGGATCGAGGATCCGGCCTTCGGCGCCGACCAGCCCTTCGGGCCGCAGACGCTGCCCTACGGCGTCATCGAGTCGGCGGAGGTGGACGGCGGCCCGGCACTCGCGGTGCGGGTCGGCGACCACGCGCTCCCGCTCCGGCCGATCGCGGGATCGTTCGGCGACCGGCTCCGCGAGCTGGTCGCGACGGGCTCGCTCGACGCCGTCCTGGCCGCGGGGCGCCCCGTGTGGAGCGAGCTGCGCGCGCGGCTGACCGAACTGGTCACCGCGGGCTCGGCGCCACGCGGGGCCAGGCTGGTTCCGGTCGGCGAGGTCACCAACCGGCTGCCGTTCACGGTGGCCGACTACGTGGACTTCTACTCGTCGCGGCACCACGCGGAGAACGTCGGCCGGATGTTCCGCCCCGACTCCGCCCCGCTGCTGCCGAACTGGACGCACCTGCCGGTCGGCTACCACGGCCGCGCCGGGACGGTCGTGGTCTCCGGCACCGACGTGGTCCGGCCGAACGGCCAGCGCAAGGGGCCCGACGACCCCGCGCCCGCGTTCGGGCCGAGCACCCGGCTGGACATCGAGGCCGAGGTCGGCTTCGTCTGCGGCGGCCCCGTCACCTCGCGGGTCTCGGTGCAGAAGGCGACCGAGCACATCTTCGGTGTCGCACTGGTCAACGACTGGTCCGCCCGCGACCTGCAGGCGTGGGAGTACGTGCCGCTCGGCCCGTTCCTGGCCAAGTCGTTCCTCACCTCCGTGGGCGCGTGGATCACCCCGCTGGACGCGCTGTCCCAGGCCAGGGTGGCGCCGCCGCCGATGGGCAACGAGCTGCACGACTACCTGGTCGAGGACCGGCCGCTCGGGCTGGACATCCGGCTGGAGGTGCGGTGGAACGGCACGCTGGTCAGCCGTCCGCCGTTCGCGTCGATGGCGTGGACCTGCGCCCAGCAGCTCGCGCACATGACGGTCAACGGCGCCACGGTCCGCCCCGGTGACCTGTTCGCCTCCGGCACCGTCTCCGGGCCGGAGAAGCAGGAGCGCGGCAGCTTCCTCGAGCTGTCATGGGGTGGCAAGGAGCCCGTTGTGCTCGATGATGGTGCCGAACGCACCTTCCTCGAGGACGGGGACACCGTGGTGATCACAGCGACCGCACCGGGCCCCGACGGCTCCGTCGTCGGGTTCGCCGAGGTCAGCGGCACCGTGCTACCGGCTCCGGCGGACTGAGCGATGCCCGAGGGCGCTGCGGCGGGCGTGCCGAGAGAGAGCTCGCTGACCCTGGAGCGGGGCCTCGCCCTGCTCCAGGCGGTGGCCGACGCGGACACCGAGGCGCCCAGCATCAGCGATCTGGCGGCGGCGATCGGCGCCAGCCGCGCCGCCGTCTACCGGCTGCTGGTGCCCTTGCAGGCCAGGGGACTGGTGCGCAGGGAGGGCTCCCGCGTCCGCCTCGGGCTGGGCGTGCTGAGGCTGGCCGGGCGCGTCATGCCGCAGCTGCGCTTCGCCGCGCTGCCCACCCTGCGCGCCCTGGCGGAGCGGGTCGGCGCGACCGCGCACCTCACCGTCGCCGACGGCAACGAGGCGCAGGCCGTCGCGGTCGTCGAACCCACGTGGACCTCCTACCACGTCGCGTACCGGGTGGGCACGCGTCACTCGGTGCAGCGCGGAGCCGCGGGCAAGGCGCTGAACCTGCCGCCGGACGGAGCGGGGTGGCTGGCGACCTCGGGAGAGCTCCAGCCGGGGGCGTTCGGGGTGGCCGCGCCGGTGCGCGGCGTCATCGGGCTACGCGCGAGCGTCGGCGTGGTCTCGATGGAAACCCTCGTCAGCGAAGAGGTCGGGCCGCTCGTGGTCGCCGCGGCGGCCGAGGTGGCAGCGGCCCTCAGGTGAACCGGGCACTTTGTGCCGCCCCGGTACGTTGAGCGACCAACACGGCTGTTCCGTCCCACAGAAGGGGATCTCGGTGGTCTTCAAGAAGCTGCTCGGCGCGTTGGGCATCGGTGGCCCGTCCGTTGACACGGTGCTGTTCGACCCGAACACCCGGCCGGGCGGTGTCCTGAGCGGAGAGGTGCGCATCCAGGGCGGCGACCACGACGTCAACATCGAGTTCGTCGCGCTCGGCCTGGTCACCCGCGTGGAAGCCGAGCACGGCGACCACGAGCGCAGCGTCAACGCCGAGTTCCACCGCATCGGGGTGGAGGGCGCGTTCCGCTTGGCGGCCAAGGAGAGCAGGAACATCCCGTTCCAGTTCCCCGTGCCGTGGGAAACCCCGGTGACCGATGTCTACGGGCAGCGCCTGCCGGGCATGACCATCGGCCTGCGCACCGAGCTCGCGGTGGCGGGCGCGGTCGACAAGGGCGACCTCGACCCGGTGTTCGTGCACCCGCTGCCCGCGCAGGAGCGCGTCCTGGACGCCTTCGGCCAGCTGGGCTTCCGGTTCCGCAGCGCCGACGTGGAACAGGGCCACATCGCCGGGCTGCACCAGCAGCTGCCGTTCTTCCAGGAGATCGAGTTCCTGCCGCCGCACCAGTTCGCCGGGCGGATCAACGAGGTCGAGCTGACCTTCGTCGCCGACCCGCACGGCATGGCCGTGGTGCTGGAGGCCGACAAGCGCGGCGGCTTCTTCAGCTCCGGCCACGACGCCTTCGGCCGGTTCCAGCTCTCCCACGAGGACTCGATGAGCGCCGACTGGGCCGGGATGATCGACAACTGGCTGCACGAGGTGTCCTCCCGCCGCCAGTCCCACCACGGCCACCACGGCGGTCACCACGGCTACCACGGCGGCCACCACGACGGGGGCGGCATGGGCGTCGGCGGCATCGTCGCGGCCGGTGCTGCGGGCGTGGTCGGCGGCATGGTGCTCGGCGAGGTCTTCGACGAGGTCGGCGACGCCTTCTTCGGCGACGACGAGGGCTGACCGCCCCACCCCCGCCCACGGGACTTAGGTCCCGAGGGCGGGGGACCCTCGGTCGGGCGATCAGGGACGTGTTGACCTGCTCGTCGGCGGTGCCCGCAAGGCACCGTTAGGGCGTGGACGTCCTCGACATCGCCCGGTGGCAGTTCGGCATCACCACCGTCTACCACTTCCTGATGGTCCCGCTCACCATCGGACTCGCCCTGCTGGTCGCGGGAATGCAGACCGCCTGGTACCGCACGGGCAAGCCCCAGTACCTGAAGATGACCAAGTTCTGGGGCAAGTTGATGCTGATCAACTTCGCCATGGGCGTGGTCACCGGCATCGTCCAGGAGTTCCAGTTCGGGATGAACTGGAGCGCCTACTCCCGTTTCGTCGGCGACGTCTTCGGCGCGCCGCTGGCGATGGAGGGCCTGCTCGCGTTCTTCGTCGAGTCGACCTTCCTCGGCCTGTGGATCTTCGGCTGGGACCGGCTGTCCAAGCGGGTCCACCTCGCGTGCGCCTGGGCGTTCTCGCTGGCCACCATGCTCTCGGCGTACTTCATCCTCGCGGCCAACTCGTGGATGCAGCACCCCGTCGGGATCGAGTACGTCAACGGCAAGCCCCAGCTGAACTCGATCTGGGCGCTGCTCACCAACTCCACCGTGCTCGCCGCGTTCCCGCACACCATCGCGGGCTGCTTCGCCGTCGCGGGCACCTTCCTCGTCGGCATCGCCGCCTGGCACTTGGCGCGTAGGAACCGCTCCACTCCATCGATGCTCGGCCCTGCAAGCAGGTCTTCGGAAGCGGACGACCCGGACCGCAAGGTCTGGTTCGCGTCGCTGCGCCTCGGCAGCTGGGTCGGGCTCGTCGCGTTCGCGGCCGTCGCGCTCACCGGCGACCTGCAGAGCAAGCTGATGTTCGAGCAGCAGCCGATGAAGATGGCCGCCGCGGAAGCGTTGTGCCACACCGAAAAACCAGCAGGGTTCTCGGTGTTCGCCTACGGCGACGTGCAGCGGGCGGACTGCGAGAGCGTCAAGAGCATCACCGTGCCGGCGCTGCTGTCGTTCCTCGCCAACGGCGACGTCGACAGCGAGGTCAAGGGCGTCCACCAGCTCGTCGGCGAGTACAGGGCCAAGTACGGGTCGAACTACCCGGTGGACCCGCGCCTGGGCGAGCTGTCGGGACGGCCCATCGACTACGTGCCGAACCTGCCGGTCACCTACTGGGGCTTCCGCCTCATGATCGGCTTCGGCGTGATCGCCGCGGGAGCGGCGGCACTGGCGCTGTGGCTGACCAGGCGCGGACGGATTCCCCGCAGCCGGTGGTTCGCGCCGCTCGCACTGCTGTCCATCGCGACCCCGTTCCTGGCCAACAGCTTCGGCTGGATCTTCACCGAGATGGGCCGCCAGCCCTTCGTGGTCGCGCCCAACCCCACCGGCGTCGACGGGGTGTGGATGTACACGGCGCAGGCGGTCTCGGCCGGGGTCACCGTCGGCGAGGCGCTGTTCTCGCTGATCGCGCTGACCACGGTGTACGGCGTGCTCGCGGTCGTGGAGATCTTCCTGCTGCGGCGCTTCGTCCGCGCCGGGGTGGAGGGCGTGATGCCGCCCGATCCCGGCTCGACCCCGGACTCCGGTTCGGGTGACGCCAAGCCCGACGTCCTGGCCTTCGCCTACTAGGAGCGTCCACAGTGGACTTGCCGGTCATCTGGTTCGTGATCATCGCCCTGCTCTGGCTGGGTTACCTGTTCCTCGAGGGGTTCGACTTCGGCGTCGGCATGCTGCTGCCCGTGCTCGGCCGCGACGAGACCGAGCGCCGCGTGCTGATCAACACGATCGGCCCGGTCTGGGACGGCAACGAGGTGTGGCTGCTCGTCGCGGGCGGCGCGACCTTCGCGGCGTTCCCCACCTGGTACGCGTCGCTGTTCAGCGCGGCCTACCTGCCGCTGCTGCTCCTGCTGCTCGCCCTGATCGGCCGGGGCGTGGCGTTCGAGTACCGCGGCAAGGTCGACTCGCCCCGGTGGCGCCGGAACTGGGACCGCGTGATCGTCATCGGTTCGTGGGTGCCCGCGCTCGGGGTCGGGCTCGTGTTGTCCACCAACATCTTCGGCCTCCCGCTCGACGCCCGTGGCGACCGCGTGGGCTCGGCCTTCGCGGCCTTCCAGTGGCCCGCGCTCCTCGGCGCCGCGGCCGTGGCGGGCTTCGCGTTGGTCCACGGCGCGGTGTTCCTGTCGCTCAAGACCGACGGGGAGATCCGCCATCGAGCGCGGTCGCTGGCGCTTCGGTTCGCGCCCGTTGCCCTGCTGCCGCTCGTCGCGCTGCTCGTTCTCGTGCAGTCGCGCGAGGGCTTCACGTGGACCGTGGTCCCCCTCGCCCTGGCGCTCGTCGCCGTGGTCGTCGCGCTGCTCCGCCTGCGCCGCGGGCGCGAGGGCCAGGCTTTCGCCGGGCTCGGCATCGCGCTGGCCTCGACGGTCGTCGCGCTCTTCGGCGCGCTCTTCCCCGACGTCCTCCCGTCCACTGTGGACGCTGCGAACTCACTCACCGTGTACAACGCCGCGTCCAGCCCCTACACGCTCGGAGTAATGACTTGGGTCGCGCTCTTCGGCACTCCGGCCGTTCTCGTCTACCAGGCCTGGACTTACTGGGTGTTCCGGAAGCGGATCAGCACCACCCACATCCCCCCGGTGCACGTTCCATGAGCAACCCAGCCGCACCACTCCCCACCAGCGTGGACTCCGCGAAATCGGGAACGCGCGGCCCGCTCGGTTCGTTGCCGGGAATGTCGGTGTCGGCGCGGCGGGCCCTGGCCGTCACCGGTGTGCTGTCGGTGCTCACCGCCATCGCCCTGGTGACCCAGGCCTGGGCCATCGCCACCGCACTGGCCACCGTGGTCGCAGGCGGAGCGCTCGACGCGCTGCGCACCCCGCTCATCGTGCTCGCGGGCGCGGTCGTCGCACGCGCGGCGCTCGCGTGGGCCACCGAAGCGGTCGCCGCCCGCGCGGCCGTGGGAGCCAAGGAGGAACTGCGCGCGCGGGTGCTGGACTCCGCTCTGGCGCGTGGGCCGGAATGGATCGCCGGGCGCGGCCCCGCCGAGCTGACCGCGCTGGCCACCCGCGGCCTGGACGCACTGGACGCCTACTTCACCCGCTACCTGCCCGCGTTGCTGTCCGCGGTCGCCACTCCGCTCGTGGTGGGTGCGTCGATCCTGTTCTCCGACTGGGTGTCCGCGGTGATCATCGCGGTGACCATCCCGTTGATGCCGCTGTTCGCGATCCTGGTCGGCAAGCACACCGAGGACCAGGTCGCGCGCGCCGCGGACGCCAACGAGCGGCTGTCCGGCCACCTCCTCGAGCTCGTGCGGGCACTGCCCGTGCTGACCTCGCTGCGGCGGGCCGCGGCGCAGGCGGAGGCGGTGCGCCGCGTGGGGGAGGCGCACCGCCGGGCCACCGGCGCGACGTTGCGGGTGGCGTTCGCGTCGGCGTTCGTGCTCGAGTTGATCGCGACGATCTCCGTTGCGGTGGTGGCGGTTTTCGTCGGCGTGCGCCTGGTGTCCGGTGATCTCACGCTCGCGGTCGGGTTGTTCGCGTTGATCCTCGCGCCGGAGTGCTACCTGCCGTTGCGCGCGGCCGGGGCGGCGCACCACGCGAGCGAGGACGGCGTCGAGGCGGTGCGCCGGGTCGCGGAGATCGACTCGGCCTCGCCTGCCACGGGCACGGCGCGGCCGGTGTTCCGGCACGAGGTGGTCGTGGACTCGGTGCGCGTCGAGCGGCGGGGGCGCTACGCGCCGGACGGGTTGAGCTTCACGTTGCGCCCGGGTGGGATCACCCGGCTCGATCTGCCCAGCGGTGCGGGAAAGTCAACGGCGCTCGGGGTGCTCCTCGGTTTCGTGCGGCCCGACTCCGGCTCCGTCACCGTCGACGGCACCGATCTGTCCACAGTGGACATGGGGGCGTGGCGGGAGCAGATCGCCTGGGTGCCGCAGCGGCCCGCGTTCGCGGCGGGCACGGTCGCCCAGGAACTCGCGCTGGCCGTGGTCGACCCGACCGCCGAAGAACTCGCGGAGGCACTGGATTCGGCCGCGGCGCTGCACCTTCGTTTCCGGGACGTGGACGAACTCTCGCTCGGCGAGCGGCAGCGCGTCGCGATCGCCCGTGCGTTGCTGAGGGTCAACCGCGGCGCGCGCATCCTGCTGCTCGACGAGCCCACGGCGCACCTCGACGCCCCGACCGCGCAGCGCGTCATGACCGCGGTGCGCGAAGCCGCGCGCCGGGGTGTCGCGGTGCTGCTCGCCGCCCACCGCACCCATGAGCCCGCCGCCGAACTCGACGCCGGTGGTGGCGGCACGGTGCGGGCGATCTCTCAGGCGGATCGCCCGCACTGGCCCGCGCCTCTCCGCGAGCTGATCACCGCGCGCTCGGTCGGCGGAGCCCTGCTCGGCGCGGCGGCGCTGTGCAGCGGCATCGCGCTCACGGCGGTCTCGGCCTGGTTGATCGCGAAGGCGTCGCAACAGCCGCCGATCCTCACCCTCACGGTCTCGGTGGTCGCGGTGCGCACGTTCGGCATCGGGCGGGCGGTCCTGCGCTATGTCGAACGCCTGGTGTCGCACGACGCCGCCTTCCGCCTCGCGAGCCGGCTTCGTGTGCGGCTGTGGGAGACATTGGTGGCACTCGGCCCCGCGCGGGTCGATCGGGAAGCCGCGCAGCGCCTCGCGGAGGACACGGACACCATCCGCGACCTCGTGCCCCGCGTGCTCGTTCCGCCGCTGGTCTCGGTCGCGGTGCTGGCGACGGCGATCAGCGTCGAGGCGGTGATCCTGCCGGAAGCGGGGTTGGTCGCGCTGATCGCGCTGGGCCTCGCCGCGGTGCTCGCGCCGGTGACCGCGTTGGCGGTGGAGCGGCACGCATCGATCGCCCTCGCCAACGGGCGGCGCGAGGTGAGCGCGAAGGTTCTCGTGCTGCTCGAAGCCTCGGCGGACCTGATCTCCTTCGGCGCACACCGTGATCGACGGGCGGACCTGGCGGAGGTGGACGCCGGGCTGGCCGCGCGCTCCCGCCGCCAGGCCCTCGGGGTCGGCGCCGCCAACGCGGTGATCGTCCTCGCGACGGGCCTCACCGCGCTCGCGGGCATCGCGCTCGGCGCCGCCGCCAAGATCGATCCGCTGCTCGTGCCGGTCCTGGCCCTCATCCCGCTCGCGACGGCCGAAGCGCTCGCCCTGCTGCCGCCCGCTTTCCAGCAGTTCCGCGCGCTTCGCGTCCGTCACGTGCACGCCGACACGAGCGCCGTTCCTGTGAAGCGTGTTCACAAGACATCGGACGGGGTGCGACTGCACGGCGTCGACGTCGGGTGGGGTGGCGACGAGGTGTTGCGAGACATCGACATCGAGGTGAAGCGGGGGAGCTACACCTTCGTTGTGGGGGAGTCGGGGAGCGGGAAGTCGACCTTGCTGGCGCTGTTGCTGGGCTTCCTGGAGCCGACCGCCGGACGCGCCGAGCTGCCGGAACGCGTCGCGTGGTGCCCCCAGGACGCACAGCTCGTGTCCACGACCTTGCGGCAGAACCTGTTGCCCGCCAAGCCGCAGGCCGACGACGAGGAGCTGAAGGCCGCGCTGCAGAACGCCGGGATGAGCGACTGGACCGAGCGGCTGGACGTCCTGCTCGGCGCGGGCGGCGCAGCGGTCTCCGGAGGCGAGGCTCAGCGGATCGCGCTGGCGCGGATGCTGCTCGCGGCCGACGACGCCGACCTCGTGCTGCTGGACGAGCCCACGTCGCACCTCGACGAGCGCACTGCCGACGAGGTGCTGGAGCGGCTGCGGACCACGCTCGAAGGGAGGACGGTCGTGCACGTGACGCACCGCCTTGACGACATCCGTCAAGGAGACACGCTCATCGAGGTCACCGCGGGCCGGGTGCTGCTGCGCGAGCCGGTGCATGCGTAGCCTGGAAACTGTGCCGACACTCGATCCCGCAAGCGGATCTTGGGTGGACCCGACGCTCGCAGCCCGCGCGCTCGCGGCCTCCACGGAGATCACCACGGCCGCCCTGGAGGGCGATGACGTGGACGGTGTGCTGCCGCTCGTCGTCCGGCGAGCAGCCGCGCTCGCCGAAGCGGACCTCGGGCTCGTCATGGTCCGTGCCGAGGACGACAGGCTGACCGTCGAGGCCGCGCATCCCACCACCACGGAGGACGATCCGGTCGGACTCACCCTCTCCGCCCGCTCGGCGGCGGCTCGCGTCGCGCGAGGCGGAGTGCCTGTCGCCGTGGACGATTTCGTCGTGGACCCGCGCACGGCGCCGTTCGTCCCCGCGGCCCTCCGCGGCTACGGCCCGTTCGCCGTCGCGCCGTTCGGAACCCGGGAGAGACGCCTTGGCGCTCTCGCGGTCTACCGGCGTCGCGGGGCGGAACCGTTCAGCCAGTTCACGGTGGACCTGCTCGCGAGTTTCGCCGCCCAGGCCGGACTGGCGCTCGTGCTCGCAGACGGCGCGACGGCGCGTCGGCGCATCGCCGTCTACGAGGAGCGCGAACGCATCGCCAGGGACCTGCACGACGTGATCGTGCAGCGGCTCTACGCCGCCGGGATGCAGCTCGACCTGCTGGGGCGGCGACTGGCCACGCGCTTGGACCGGGCCGACGCCGCGCGGCTGGCCGAAGCGGTCGACCAGCTCGACCAGACCATCGAAGAGGTGCGCGGAACCGTGCGCGCGCTGCGGTCGCCCGATCCCGAGCCGCCCGCCGACCTGCTCGCGTCGGTGCGCGCGGAGGTGGACATCGCCGGTGAGCTGCTCGGGTTCCCGCCGGACCTGGAGACCAAGGGCGACCTCGACAACGTGCCCGCCGAGGCCGCCGACCACGCGCGCGCCGCGCTCCGCGAAGCACTGTCCAATGTGGTCAGACACTCCGGGGCGCACACGGTGAGCGTGCGGGTGCGGCGGAAGAACTCCTTGCTACGACTGGAAGTCGTCGACGACGGCTGCGGCATCCCCAAGGACGTGTCCAAGCGCGGACTGCGCCACCTGGAAGAGCGCGCGGCGGCCGCGGGCGGGCGGTGCCGGGTCACCTCCTCCGCCCGCAGCGGCACCAAGGTCACCTGGGAGATTCCCCTCGCGTTCGCTTAGCGATCCACGCGGCGGCCTGGGTGCGCCGCTGCATGCGCAGCTTCGCCAGCACGGACGTGACGTAGTTCTTCACCGTCTTCTCGGCCAGGAACAGCCGTTCCGCGATCTCGCGGTTCGACATGCCCTCGCCGATCAGCTCCAGCACCTTGCGCTCCTGGTCCGTCAGCGCCGCCAGCTCGTCGGCGGGCTCGGCCGCCTCGCGCCGCATCCGCTCCAGCACGCGGGCCGTGGTCTGCGGGTCCAGCAGTGAGCGCCCCGCAGCGACCTCGCGGATCGCCGTCACCAGGTCCTGGCCGCGCACCTGCTTGAGCAGGTACCCGGACGCCCCGGCGAGGATCGCGCCCACGAGCGCCTGCTCGTCGTCGAACGCCGTCAGCACCAGGCAGAACGGCGGCTCCGGCAGATCGCGCAGCCTGCGGCAGAGCGTCACGCCGTCACCGTCGGGCAGGCGCATGTCCACGACCGCCACCCGCGGGCTCACGGCCTGCGCGCGGACCACGGCCTCCTCGGCCGTGCCAGCTTCGGCGACGACCTCGATGTCGGGTTCGGAGTCGAGCAGGTCGCGAAGTCCCCTCCGGACCACTTCGTGGTCGTCGACGAGCAGCACCCGGGTTGTCACGCGTCACACGGTACTGGGAACAACGGCCCCCCGTCCTCCGTTAGCACTCATAGACTCCGAGTGCTAAACCCGGACGTCAAAATACGTAGGGAGGGATTCGGATGGCTCTCGCAGTGCGCGACCCGTTCACGTCGTTGATCAAGCAGCTGGACACCGACTTCGACCTGCTGACCCGCCGTGCCTTCGGGGTCAACAACCGTGCGGGGGCCTTCGTTCCCCCCGCCGACGTCCACCGCGACGGTGAGGACGTCGTGATCACCCTGGAGCTGCCGGGCGTCGACATCACGAACGGCGTCGACGTCGAGGTCAGCGAGCGCAAGCTGACCGTCAGCGGCCGCCGCGAGGCGGGACCCGAGGACGGCGCGGTCTTCCGCGAGCTGCGCGGCGGCGAGTTCCGCAGGGAGTTCCGCCTGCCGGAAGGCGTGA
The window above is part of the Allokutzneria albata genome. Proteins encoded here:
- the cydD gene encoding thiol reductant ABC exporter subunit CydD, with amino-acid sequence MSNPAAPLPTSVDSAKSGTRGPLGSLPGMSVSARRALAVTGVLSVLTAIALVTQAWAIATALATVVAGGALDALRTPLIVLAGAVVARAALAWATEAVAARAAVGAKEELRARVLDSALARGPEWIAGRGPAELTALATRGLDALDAYFTRYLPALLSAVATPLVVGASILFSDWVSAVIIAVTIPLMPLFAILVGKHTEDQVARAADANERLSGHLLELVRALPVLTSLRRAAAQAEAVRRVGEAHRRATGATLRVAFASAFVLELIATISVAVVAVFVGVRLVSGDLTLAVGLFALILAPECYLPLRAAGAAHHASEDGVEAVRRVAEIDSASPATGTARPVFRHEVVVDSVRVERRGRYAPDGLSFTLRPGGITRLDLPSGAGKSTALGVLLGFVRPDSGSVTVDGTDLSTVDMGAWREQIAWVPQRPAFAAGTVAQELALAVVDPTAEELAEALDSAAALHLRFRDVDELSLGERQRVAIARALLRVNRGARILLLDEPTAHLDAPTAQRVMTAVREAARRGVAVLLAAHRTHEPAAELDAGGGGTVRAISQADRPHWPAPLRELITARSVGGALLGAAALCSGIALTAVSAWLIAKASQQPPILTLTVSVVAVRTFGIGRAVLRYVERLVSHDAAFRLASRLRVRLWETLVALGPARVDREAAQRLAEDTDTIRDLVPRVLVPPLVSVAVLATAISVEAVILPEAGLVALIALGLAAVLAPVTALAVERHASIALANGRREVSAKVLVLLEASADLISFGAHRDRRADLAEVDAGLAARSRRQALGVGAANAVIVLATGLTALAGIALGAAAKIDPLLVPVLALIPLATAEALALLPPAFQQFRALRVRHVHADTSAVPVKRVHKTSDGVRLHGVDVGWGGDEVLRDIDIEVKRGSYTFVVGESGSGKSTLLALLLGFLEPTAGRAELPERVAWCPQDAQLVSTTLRQNLLPAKPQADDEELKAALQNAGMSDWTERLDVLLGAGGAAVSGGEAQRIALARMLLAADDADLVLLDEPTSHLDERTADEVLERLRTTLEGRTVVHVTHRLDDIRQGDTLIEVTAGRVLLREPVHA
- a CDS encoding GAF domain-containing sensor histidine kinase, with the translated sequence MDPTLAARALAASTEITTAALEGDDVDGVLPLVVRRAAALAEADLGLVMVRAEDDRLTVEAAHPTTTEDDPVGLTLSARSAAARVARGGVPVAVDDFVVDPRTAPFVPAALRGYGPFAVAPFGTRERRLGALAVYRRRGAEPFSQFTVDLLASFAAQAGLALVLADGATARRRIAVYEERERIARDLHDVIVQRLYAAGMQLDLLGRRLATRLDRADAARLAEAVDQLDQTIEEVRGTVRALRSPDPEPPADLLASVRAEVDIAGELLGFPPDLETKGDLDNVPAEAADHARAALREALSNVVRHSGAHTVSVRVRRKNSLLRLEVVDDGCGIPKDVSKRGLRHLEERAAAAGGRCRVTSSARSGTKVTWEIPLAFA
- a CDS encoding response regulator, with amino-acid sequence MTTRVLLVDDHEVVRRGLRDLLDSEPDIEVVAEAGTAEEAVVRAQAVSPRVAVVDMRLPDGDGVTLCRRLRDLPEPPFCLVLTAFDDEQALVGAILAGASGYLLKQVRGQDLVTAIREVAAGRSLLDPQTTARVLERMRREAAEPADELAALTDQERKVLELIGEGMSNREIAERLFLAEKTVKNYVTSVLAKLRMQRRTQAAAWIAKRTRGESPR
- a CDS encoding Hsp20/alpha crystallin family protein; translation: MALAVRDPFTSLIKQLDTDFDLLTRRAFGVNNRAGAFVPPADVHRDGEDVVITLELPGVDITNGVDVEVSERKLTVSGRREAGPEDGAVFRELRGGEFRREFRLPEGVTGDNVEADYDRGLLRVRVRGVVRKPVEPAKIKIRGIDPADTAS